A single genomic interval of uncultured Cohaesibacter sp. harbors:
- the der gene encoding ribosome biogenesis GTPase Der, producing MKLNVAIVGRPNVGKSTLFNRLVGKKLALVDDRPGVTRDRRESEVQLGDLHINIIDTAGLEVAEEDALETRMRLQTEEAIGMADVVLFMMDARAGTTPMDEHFAAMVRKAGKPTILLANKSEGRASDAGYYEAFSLGLGEPMPLSAEHGIGMADLYEELVKYDEEKRAKLGSDEADAIEAALAEDDGPLVDVDIEDDESETPLYDPTKPLRVAIVGRPNAGKSTLINNLIGEDRLLTGPEAGITRDSISVNWEFRDRKFKLFDTAGMRRKARVQEKLEKLSVSDALRSIQFAEVVIVTLDVTKPFEKQDLQIADLVGREGRAIVIALNKWDLVEKPQEMMAELREKATRLLPQMRDVPLVPVSGLTGKNLDRLMKSVLDIYEVWNRRVSTSRLNRWLNGATQGHPPPAVGGRRIKVRYVTQIKTRPPTFVVMCSRPEDLPDSYQRYLLNDLRDTFDIPAVPVRMLMRKGDNPYAAKAAKRKIY from the coding sequence ATGAAACTGAATGTAGCCATTGTGGGCCGCCCCAATGTTGGCAAATCCACGCTGTTCAACCGTTTGGTTGGCAAGAAGCTGGCGCTCGTTGACGACCGGCCGGGTGTTACCCGTGACCGGCGCGAGAGCGAGGTGCAGCTGGGCGACCTGCATATCAACATCATCGATACTGCCGGTTTGGAAGTGGCTGAAGAGGATGCGCTGGAAACGCGCATGCGCCTGCAGACCGAAGAAGCCATCGGTATGGCCGATGTGGTGCTTTTCATGATGGATGCGCGCGCTGGCACAACTCCGATGGACGAGCATTTTGCCGCCATGGTGCGCAAGGCTGGCAAACCGACCATCTTGCTAGCTAACAAGTCCGAAGGTAGAGCCTCTGACGCCGGATATTACGAAGCCTTTTCGCTTGGCCTGGGAGAGCCTATGCCGCTCTCGGCTGAGCACGGCATTGGCATGGCGGATCTTTATGAAGAACTCGTCAAATATGATGAGGAAAAGAGAGCCAAACTCGGCAGTGATGAAGCCGATGCCATTGAGGCAGCTCTTGCCGAGGATGATGGTCCTCTGGTTGATGTTGATATCGAGGATGATGAGTCCGAGACCCCGCTTTACGATCCGACCAAACCCCTGCGGGTGGCCATTGTCGGGCGTCCGAACGCGGGCAAGTCTACGCTCATCAACAATCTCATCGGCGAAGATCGCCTGTTGACCGGACCGGAAGCGGGTATTACGCGCGATTCCATCTCGGTGAATTGGGAATTCCGGGATCGCAAGTTCAAGCTGTTTGATACCGCTGGCATGCGGCGCAAGGCGCGTGTGCAGGAAAAGCTCGAGAAGCTTTCCGTATCTGATGCGCTGCGCTCGATCCAGTTTGCCGAAGTGGTGATTGTGACGCTGGACGTGACCAAGCCATTTGAGAAGCAGGATCTACAGATTGCCGATCTTGTTGGTCGGGAGGGGCGCGCCATCGTGATTGCCCTTAACAAGTGGGATCTTGTCGAGAAACCGCAAGAGATGATGGCCGAGCTGCGCGAGAAGGCAACCCGCCTTCTGCCGCAGATGCGCGATGTGCCGCTTGTTCCGGTTTCCGGTCTGACAGGCAAGAATCTGGATCGGTTGATGAAGTCGGTGCTTGATATCTATGAGGTCTGGAACCGGCGCGTTTCCACGTCACGTCTCAACCGTTGGCTCAATGGTGCAACGCAAGGCCATCCACCACCGGCTGTTGGTGGTCGTCGTATCAAGGTGCGTTATGTTACCCAGATCAAGACGCGCCCACCGACCTTTGTGGTCATGTGCTCCCGTCCGGAAGACCTGCCAGACAGCTATCAGCGCTATTTGCTCAATGATTTGCGTGATACGTTCGATATTCCTGCTGTACCGGTGCGTATGTTGATGCGTAAGGGAGATAACCCCTATGCAGCAAAAGCAGCCAAACGGAAGATTTACTAG
- a CDS encoding 3-deoxy-7-phosphoheptulonate synthase class II, with the protein MSKTWTPDSWRSMPIQQVPDYPDAEAVAAVEGTLATYPPLVFAGEARKLRKQLARVAEGEGFLLQGGDCAEAFVEHHPDNIRDFFRVFLQMAAVLTFAAASPVVKVGRIAGQFAKPRSSPTETVDGVELPSYRGDIINETGFSSDSRVPDPQRMIMAYRQSAATLNLLRAFAQGGYANLDHVHQWTMDFLKDSPQGPRYRELADRITEAMGFMRACGVEPSKTEALRSTDFFTSHEALLLGYEQAFTRVDSTTGLHYATSGHMLWIGDRTRQIDHAHVEFFRGIENPIGLKCGPSMTPDELLRLIEVLNPDNEAGRLTLITRFGADKVFDHLPNLVKAVKREGHKVLWSCDPMHGNVVKAANGYKTRPFERILKEVESFFAVHRSEGTYPGGVHVEMTGKNVTECTGGAHAISEDDLSDRYHTVCDPRLNADQSLELAFLIADNIKKHRASLEASEIAPY; encoded by the coding sequence ATGAGCAAGACCTGGACACCGGACAGCTGGAGATCAATGCCGATCCAGCAGGTGCCGGATTATCCCGATGCCGAAGCAGTAGCCGCTGTTGAAGGCACGCTTGCCACTTATCCGCCTTTGGTCTTTGCTGGCGAGGCGCGCAAATTGCGTAAGCAGTTGGCGCGAGTTGCTGAAGGTGAAGGGTTCCTGCTTCAGGGCGGCGATTGCGCTGAAGCGTTCGTGGAACATCATCCTGACAATATTCGCGATTTTTTCCGTGTGTTCCTGCAAATGGCAGCCGTGCTGACTTTTGCCGCCGCTTCTCCGGTGGTCAAGGTTGGCCGTATTGCTGGTCAGTTCGCCAAGCCGCGTTCCTCGCCGACAGAGACTGTTGACGGTGTGGAACTGCCAAGCTATCGAGGCGACATCATCAACGAGACCGGTTTTAGCAGCGACTCCCGTGTGCCCGATCCGCAGCGCATGATCATGGCTTATCGCCAGTCGGCGGCAACGCTGAACCTACTGCGTGCCTTTGCGCAGGGTGGCTATGCCAATCTGGACCATGTGCATCAGTGGACGATGGATTTCCTCAAGGATAGCCCACAAGGCCCTCGCTATCGCGAGTTGGCCGACCGCATCACCGAGGCTATGGGCTTCATGCGTGCCTGCGGCGTCGAGCCTTCCAAGACGGAAGCCCTGCGGTCTACGGATTTCTTTACCAGCCATGAGGCCCTTCTGCTTGGCTATGAGCAGGCCTTCACGCGCGTCGATTCGACCACCGGTCTGCACTATGCCACCTCTGGCCATATGCTCTGGATTGGTGACCGCACGCGCCAGATCGATCATGCGCATGTTGAATTCTTCCGCGGCATTGAAAACCCGATTGGTTTGAAATGCGGTCCGAGCATGACGCCTGACGAGCTGCTTCGTTTGATCGAAGTGCTCAACCCGGACAATGAAGCGGGCCGGCTGACGCTGATCACGCGTTTTGGCGCCGACAAGGTCTTTGATCATCTGCCAAATCTTGTCAAAGCCGTCAAACGGGAAGGGCACAAGGTGCTGTGGTCCTGCGACCCGATGCATGGCAACGTGGTCAAGGCAGCCAACGGTTACAAGACCCGCCCGTTCGAGCGCATCCTGAAAGAGGTTGAGAGCTTCTTTGCTGTTCACCGCTCCGAGGGCACTTATCCCGGTGGTGTGCATGTTGAGATGACCGGCAAGAATGTGACGGAATGCACCGGTGGTGCCCATGCCATTTCAGAAGATGACCTGTCTGATCGTTACCATACGGTCTGCGACCCGCGCCTCAATGCGGATCAGTCTCTTGAACTGGCTTTCCTGATTGCCGACAATATCAAGAAGCACCGCGCCAGCCTCGAAGCGAGCGAAATTGCGCCTTACTAA
- a CDS encoding PQQ-binding-like beta-propeller repeat protein, with product MRPASGVKTETRSLAYAGKAAMVALVLGLAGCSSVTDFASDVNPFKTPEEVLPGERQSLFDTAAVAKVEDTSPVSIPGAVDFSSWSQAGGPTTNNPPNVSFSGQGARVWSANAAIRGGDSDERAAARPVSVGGRVAVYSPDGAVSLYNASNGGRIWNVSVRPQNENGVSIGGAVTMDSARVFAATGFSELVALDAGSGRRLWTFQLDAPARGAPVVVGNTVLAVSATNSLFAVNVSDGGELWTFEGIPQGTGLMGSGAPAVSGNTVLFSGTSGELVALDIKSGEMRWSDTIVQGTRRYAISGISAIAGGPVVSDGLVYASSVSGNTIALRVRDGERIWDRSLGSVHAPVVAGNSIFVVDLDDRIVALNKKTGKIRWSSQLPSVRSKKKSTSWAGPVLAGSRLWVTSNDGKLAAVDPKNGSIVLTRDIKDPVFIAPIAVSGRLIMLSGSGRLSAYN from the coding sequence ATGAGACCTGCATCAGGTGTGAAAACCGAAACGCGTTCTCTGGCCTATGCCGGCAAGGCTGCAATGGTGGCACTTGTACTCGGTTTGGCAGGTTGTTCCAGCGTGACTGACTTTGCAAGCGACGTGAACCCATTCAAGACCCCGGAAGAAGTCTTGCCGGGCGAGCGGCAGTCGCTGTTTGACACCGCTGCTGTTGCCAAGGTGGAAGACACCTCGCCGGTATCCATCCCGGGGGCTGTCGATTTCTCTTCTTGGTCTCAGGCCGGTGGTCCGACGACCAACAATCCGCCGAACGTCTCCTTTAGCGGGCAGGGCGCCCGCGTATGGAGCGCCAATGCAGCCATTCGCGGCGGCGATTCTGATGAGCGTGCTGCGGCACGGCCAGTGTCTGTTGGCGGACGGGTTGCTGTTTACAGTCCTGACGGAGCTGTCTCTCTCTATAATGCCTCCAATGGCGGCCGTATCTGGAATGTTTCTGTAAGACCCCAGAATGAAAATGGCGTTTCCATTGGTGGTGCGGTGACCATGGATAGCGCCCGCGTTTTTGCTGCGACCGGCTTTAGTGAGCTCGTTGCGCTGGATGCTGGCAGTGGTCGTCGTCTCTGGACCTTCCAGCTTGATGCGCCTGCGCGTGGTGCTCCGGTTGTTGTCGGCAATACGGTCCTTGCCGTTTCGGCCACGAATTCTCTGTTCGCTGTCAATGTTTCTGATGGCGGTGAGCTCTGGACCTTTGAGGGTATTCCTCAGGGAACCGGTCTTATGGGATCTGGTGCGCCCGCGGTCAGTGGCAACACGGTTCTGTTTTCCGGCACATCCGGCGAGCTCGTGGCGCTGGATATCAAGTCGGGTGAAATGCGGTGGTCTGACACCATCGTTCAGGGCACCCGCCGCTATGCGATCTCGGGTATTTCGGCTATCGCCGGTGGTCCGGTCGTCTCTGATGGTCTTGTCTATGCGTCGAGCGTGAGCGGTAATACGATTGCCCTGCGGGTGCGCGATGGCGAGCGGATTTGGGACAGGTCTTTGGGCTCGGTGCATGCGCCCGTTGTTGCGGGCAACAGCATATTTGTTGTCGATCTGGATGATCGGATTGTGGCTCTTAACAAGAAGACCGGTAAAATTCGCTGGTCAAGTCAGCTGCCTTCGGTTAGAAGCAAGAAGAAAAGTACGAGTTGGGCCGGTCCGGTGTTGGCAGGCAGTCGCCTTTGGGTGACATCCAACGACGGAAAACTGGCCGCTGTGGACCCGAAAAACGGGAGCATAGTGCTGACCAGAGACATCAAGGATCCCGTCTTTATCGCCCCAATTGCCGTGAGTGGTCGTCTGATCATGCTGAGCGGATCGGGTCGTCTATCCGCTTATAACTAG
- a CDS encoding L,D-transpeptidase, whose translation MLARGHSLISYLKTKIIAPLSKTAALGLILTALLGATPSFATVNDEIQIRVDLAKQKMFVSVNGWKKYTWPISSAREGFDTPEGLYRPTRMYETYRSKEYNNAPMPYSIFFYRGFAIHGTSAVKSLGTPASHGCIRLHPDNAKELFELVDANGKKNTRVYIH comes from the coding sequence ATGCTGGCGCGGGGCCATTCGTTGATTTCTTACCTCAAGACCAAAATTATCGCTCCATTGAGCAAGACAGCTGCCTTGGGGTTGATTCTGACCGCTCTTTTGGGAGCCACTCCCAGCTTTGCAACAGTCAACGACGAGATCCAGATACGTGTTGATCTTGCCAAACAGAAAATGTTCGTTTCGGTCAATGGTTGGAAAAAATACACGTGGCCAATCTCTTCTGCACGCGAGGGCTTTGATACCCCTGAAGGGCTTTATCGCCCGACTCGGATGTATGAAACCTATCGGTCAAAAGAATATAATAATGCACCGATGCCCTACTCCATCTTCTTTTACCGCGGCTTTGCCATTCATGGCACTTCGGCAGTAAAATCACTGGGCACACCAGCCTCTCACGGCTGCATCCGGCTGCATCCGGACAATGCCAAGGAACTTTTCGAGCTGGTAGACGCAAACGGCAAGAAAAACACTCGCGTATATATTCACTGA
- a CDS encoding DUF2000 domain-containing protein, translated as MKSDLRVAIIINPDMPVGLIANTASAIAIGLGSNQPILAARSLTDNVGRTIDVSSRLPVPILQASQETIGGLLLKALEKRHEDAHVVPFPAFARSLHAYADYEASFPDRNLAEEEIDGLGLVGPSKWIRSLTGSLKLLR; from the coding sequence ATGAAGAGTGATTTACGTGTTGCCATCATCATCAATCCAGACATGCCTGTCGGTCTGATTGCCAATACCGCCAGTGCCATTGCAATCGGGCTGGGTAGCAATCAACCTATTTTGGCTGCGCGCAGCCTTACCGACAATGTTGGACGGACGATTGATGTCAGTTCTCGTTTGCCCGTCCCCATTTTGCAGGCTTCGCAAGAGACTATCGGAGGTTTGTTGCTGAAGGCTCTTGAGAAAAGGCATGAGGATGCGCATGTCGTTCCTTTTCCGGCCTTCGCCCGGTCGCTGCACGCCTATGCCGACTATGAGGCCTCTTTTCCAGATCGCAATCTCGCCGAAGAGGAAATTGACGGGCTCGGCTTGGTCGGGCCATCGAAATGGATCAGATCGCTGACCGGTTCGCTCAAGCTTTTGCGATAG
- a CDS encoding NnrU family protein, producing the protein MVLLLVGIALFLVIHLVPQKTELKDGLTLRFGVMGYRIFHGVIALVAVGLIYVGYFAAKGTFILWYPPIWTRHLAATLMLIASILAFSGAFSGKIKQKLTSPFSIAIKTWAFAHLLANGSLSDLILFGFFLFFGVSYRISLKRRIAAGRVTIPEGRVSQDILAILLGLAFYAAMIFGVHEWLFGVSPLF; encoded by the coding sequence ATGGTTTTATTGCTGGTGGGGATTGCCCTTTTTCTTGTCATCCATTTGGTGCCTCAGAAAACCGAACTGAAAGACGGTTTGACCCTTCGCTTTGGGGTGATGGGATATCGTATCTTTCACGGCGTGATCGCGCTTGTTGCTGTCGGGCTGATCTATGTCGGATATTTTGCGGCCAAAGGAACCTTTATTCTCTGGTATCCGCCGATCTGGACAAGGCACCTTGCTGCGACGCTGATGTTGATCGCTTCCATTCTGGCTTTCTCGGGTGCTTTTTCGGGCAAGATAAAGCAGAAGCTTACGTCTCCCTTCTCGATTGCCATCAAGACTTGGGCTTTTGCTCACTTGCTGGCGAACGGCTCTCTTTCTGATCTGATTCTGTTTGGATTCTTCCTCTTCTTTGGCGTGAGCTATCGCATTTCCCTCAAGCGCCGCATCGCGGCTGGGCGAGTTACCATTCCGGAAGGCAGAGTTAGTCAGGATATTTTGGCCATTTTGCTCGGGCTTGCCTTCTATGCAGCCATGATTTTCGGTGTGCATGAATGGCTCTTTGGCGTCAGTCCGCTGTTTTGA
- a CDS encoding L,D-transpeptidase: MISLAYLTLFGSQALATTSSATPQETTIIAAPKSQPITGELRLLGETASEKKTPPEKPIIAKIDISEQRMNVYVNGLITHSWKVSTARQGYYTPRGEYAPYRMHTMWRSRKYNNAPMPYAVFFHKGWAIHGTTSIARLGRPASHGCVRLHPDNAKILFKLIKAAGGMKSAKVVISN; the protein is encoded by the coding sequence ATGATTAGCCTGGCTTATTTGACGCTCTTTGGCAGTCAAGCACTGGCAACCACATCATCTGCTACGCCTCAAGAGACAACCATCATCGCTGCCCCAAAGAGCCAGCCGATCACCGGCGAGTTACGCTTGCTTGGAGAAACCGCCTCCGAGAAAAAGACCCCGCCAGAAAAGCCCATCATCGCAAAAATCGACATTTCCGAACAGCGCATGAATGTCTATGTCAACGGACTAATCACGCACAGCTGGAAGGTCTCCACGGCACGCCAAGGCTACTACACCCCAAGGGGCGAATATGCACCCTACCGTATGCACACCATGTGGCGCTCAAGAAAATACAACAATGCGCCAATGCCTTATGCCGTTTTCTTTCACAAGGGCTGGGCCATTCACGGCACGACCTCCATTGCGCGCCTCGGGCGCCCAGCCTCCCACGGCTGTGTCCGCCTGCACCCTGACAATGCGAAGATCCTCTTCAAACTGATCAAGGCGGCTGGCGGCATGAAATCAGCCAAGGTGGTCATTTCCAACTAG
- a CDS encoding NAD+ synthase, giving the protein MTERLVFSLAQLNPHLGDIAGNAEMARAAHKVAAEQGADCLVLSELFISGYPPEDLVLKPAFQAACREQVEKLAELTEGDAPAILIGSPWVDGERLYNAVCLLDNGEVQAVRYKADLPNYGVFDEKRVFAAGPMPGPINLRGVAVGVPICEDIWDIEVCECLAETGAELLVVPNGSPFNLDKWEVRQQVAIQRVIETELPLVYLNQVGGQDELVFDGASFALNGDRSLAMQMVGFAEDQQVLVAERIEGKWMLSGPIEPVMDRDASAWSACMLGLRDYVNKNRFPGVVLGLSGGIDSAICAALAVDALGADRVHCVMLPYRYTSDESLKDAADCAKALGVRYDVVDIVKPVEGFSEALSGLFEGTDEGVTEENLQSRARGTILMAVSNKFGNMVVTTGNKSEMSVGYATLYGDMNGGFNPIKDLYKMAVYHLSAWRNQHKPDGALGPAGEVIPANIISKAPTAELRENQTDQDSLPEYPVLDDILECLVEKEMGVEEIVERGHAPDLVRRIEHLLYIAEYKRRQSAPGVKLSEKNFGRDRRYPITNGFRDRG; this is encoded by the coding sequence GTGACCGAAAGACTTGTTTTCAGCCTTGCTCAACTCAATCCCCATCTGGGGGATATTGCGGGTAACGCCGAAATGGCCCGCGCTGCTCACAAGGTCGCTGCCGAACAGGGCGCGGATTGTCTGGTGCTCAGTGAGTTGTTCATCTCGGGCTATCCGCCTGAGGATCTCGTTCTGAAGCCAGCTTTTCAGGCGGCCTGCCGTGAGCAGGTGGAGAAGCTTGCCGAATTGACTGAAGGCGACGCTCCGGCGATCCTGATTGGCTCGCCATGGGTGGACGGAGAGCGGCTTTATAACGCTGTTTGTCTTCTGGATAATGGCGAAGTGCAGGCCGTGCGCTATAAGGCCGATCTACCGAACTATGGTGTGTTTGACGAAAAGCGCGTGTTCGCCGCAGGCCCGATGCCGGGGCCGATCAATTTGCGCGGTGTGGCTGTTGGTGTGCCCATTTGCGAAGATATCTGGGATATCGAAGTGTGCGAATGTCTGGCCGAAACAGGGGCAGAGCTTCTGGTGGTACCCAATGGGTCCCCATTCAACCTCGATAAATGGGAAGTGCGTCAGCAGGTTGCCATCCAGCGCGTGATCGAAACGGAGCTGCCGCTGGTCTATCTCAATCAGGTTGGCGGACAGGATGAACTGGTGTTTGACGGCGCTTCCTTTGCGCTGAATGGCGACCGTTCGCTGGCCATGCAGATGGTCGGTTTTGCCGAGGATCAACAGGTTCTCGTTGCCGAGCGCATCGAAGGCAAATGGATGCTTTCCGGCCCAATCGAACCTGTGATGGACCGCGATGCAAGCGCTTGGTCTGCCTGCATGCTGGGGCTGCGCGATTATGTCAACAAGAACCGTTTCCCCGGCGTTGTGCTGGGGCTTTCAGGCGGTATCGATTCGGCAATCTGTGCGGCGTTGGCCGTGGATGCTCTTGGTGCGGATCGCGTGCATTGCGTGATGCTGCCTTATCGCTATACATCCGATGAGAGTCTCAAAGATGCTGCCGATTGCGCCAAGGCGCTTGGTGTGCGCTATGATGTCGTTGATATCGTCAAGCCGGTTGAAGGCTTCTCGGAAGCCCTGTCTGGCCTGTTTGAGGGCACAGACGAGGGCGTGACAGAAGAAAACCTTCAGTCCCGTGCGCGTGGCACCATTCTGATGGCCGTATCGAACAAGTTCGGCAACATGGTTGTGACCACGGGCAACAAGTCTGAAATGTCTGTTGGCTATGCCACGCTTTATGGCGACATGAATGGCGGTTTCAACCCGATCAAAGATCTCTACAAGATGGCGGTCTACCATCTTTCTGCATGGCGTAACCAGCACAAGCCCGACGGGGCTTTGGGGCCGGCAGGGGAGGTCATTCCGGCTAATATCATTTCGAAGGCACCGACGGCGGAATTGCGTGAGAACCAGACCGATCAGGACAGCTTGCCTGAATATCCGGTTCTGGACGACATTCTGGAATGCCTCGTCGAGAAGGAAATGGGCGTCGAAGAAATCGTCGAACGTGGCCATGCACCAGATTTGGTGCGCCGCATCGAACATCTGCTTTATATCGCCGAATATAAGCGCCGCCAGTCTGCGCCGGGCGTCAAGCTCAGCGAGAAGAATTTCGGTCGCGACCGGCGCTATCCAATCACCAACGGGTTCCGTGACAGAGGCTGA
- a CDS encoding tetratricopeptide repeat protein: MSESDFIREVDEELRHEQIKSMWDKFGPYVIGFALLIVLGTAADKGYEYWRQTQAAKAGDAFIEAINLSEDGKTDEALAALEQIKAEGSGGYPLLAEMRIASEKAASGDVDEAIALFKDAANNPDVQPVIQSLARIRANVLMLNQGKADEVINELTGLMDNNGFRHSARELVMLAYLEKQDYSQAMPIAERISQDAETPPEMRQRAEVYVNYIRSQFEEGGESTAKEAAE; this comes from the coding sequence ATGTCTGAGTCCGATTTTATCCGTGAAGTCGATGAAGAGCTGCGCCATGAGCAGATCAAGAGCATGTGGGACAAGTTCGGCCCCTATGTGATCGGCTTTGCTCTTCTGATCGTTTTGGGAACTGCCGCGGACAAGGGCTATGAATATTGGCGCCAGACACAGGCTGCCAAGGCCGGAGATGCTTTCATCGAGGCGATCAACCTTTCTGAAGATGGTAAAACAGACGAAGCGCTCGCTGCGCTGGAGCAGATCAAGGCCGAAGGGTCGGGGGGCTATCCGTTGCTTGCTGAGATGCGCATTGCCTCTGAAAAGGCTGCCAGTGGCGATGTCGACGAGGCGATTGCTCTTTTCAAGGATGCAGCCAACAATCCAGACGTTCAGCCGGTCATCCAGAGCCTTGCGCGAATCCGCGCCAATGTTCTGATGCTCAATCAGGGTAAGGCCGATGAAGTGATCAATGAACTGACCGGCTTGATGGATAACAATGGTTTCCGTCATTCCGCCAGAGAGCTGGTGATGCTGGCCTATCTGGAAAAGCAGGATTACTCTCAGGCTATGCCGATCGCAGAGCGGATTTCTCAGGACGCGGAAACGCCGCCTGAAATGCGTCAGCGCGCTGAAGTTTATGTAAATTATATCCGCTCTCAATTTGAAGAAGGCGGCGAAAGCACTGCCAAGGAGGCTGCTGAATGA
- a CDS encoding TraR/DksA C4-type zinc finger protein translates to MPISPKTAMELLEGKRIEIAALSDLSKGSRDVVALDQQSVGRLSRMDALQSQAMAQETERRRALALQKIELAFERLESGDFGYCIECDAEIPLKRLEIDPTATLCVECAAKKEKEKK, encoded by the coding sequence ATGCCTATTTCTCCCAAGACAGCGATGGAGCTATTGGAAGGAAAGCGCATCGAAATCGCAGCATTGAGCGACTTGTCAAAAGGGTCCAGAGATGTGGTGGCCCTCGACCAACAGAGCGTTGGTCGCCTTTCGCGCATGGATGCCCTGCAAAGTCAGGCCATGGCCCAAGAAACAGAGCGCCGGCGCGCGCTGGCGCTTCAGAAAATAGAACTGGCTTTTGAACGTCTTGAAAGCGGCGACTTTGGCTATTGCATAGAGTGCGACGCCGAGATCCCCCTCAAGCGTCTGGAAATCGACCCGACCGCAACTCTTTGCGTTGAATGCGCCGCCAAGAAGGAAAAGGAGAAAAAATAG